From Streptomyces sp. NBC_00775, one genomic window encodes:
- a CDS encoding CU044_5270 family protein: MNELSEARALRADAPLPDSDRLAPQRAQLTQAFQRETAGRRPAAVRTSLPRRRIVLMSAAAAGALAVTGGVVASLPDDTPGTAPAGTGRQLLSAQASADTLELAAATVEKLGVTEPGPKQWVYEKGTSLGQGEPQTSEQWTRWDGTGEAHLPGIPGSGDISDFDPNKLQVWYGPNQEEKWKKEGYDDRSQRQFYRFLATLPSDPDRMMSAIRKEHAIGDIKGETTAERDWREIDVLYRSVLIPPNAQAGLFRALAKIPGARVEKGIKDPIGRAAIGVTVTYTKPSASGHQGKQEIFFDPKTYTYLGEIAHAAPVELPEGMGQSPMPSEAPDTALITVRNAWGVVNKPGARP, from the coding sequence ATGAACGAGCTGTCCGAAGCGCGTGCCCTGCGCGCGGATGCCCCACTGCCCGACAGCGACCGGCTCGCGCCGCAACGGGCCCAGCTCACCCAGGCGTTCCAGCGGGAGACCGCCGGCCGTCGGCCCGCCGCGGTGCGCACTTCGCTCCCCCGGCGCAGGATCGTCCTGATGAGCGCCGCGGCGGCCGGGGCGCTCGCCGTGACCGGCGGAGTCGTGGCGTCGCTGCCCGACGACACCCCCGGTACCGCCCCGGCCGGCACCGGCCGTCAGCTGCTGTCCGCGCAGGCCTCCGCCGACACCCTCGAACTGGCCGCGGCCACGGTGGAGAAGCTCGGCGTCACCGAGCCCGGCCCGAAGCAGTGGGTCTACGAGAAGGGCACGTCCCTCGGCCAGGGCGAACCCCAGACGTCGGAGCAGTGGACCCGCTGGGACGGCACCGGCGAGGCACACCTGCCCGGCATCCCGGGCTCGGGCGACATCTCGGACTTCGACCCGAACAAACTCCAAGTCTGGTACGGACCCAACCAGGAGGAGAAGTGGAAGAAGGAGGGCTACGACGACCGTTCCCAGCGCCAGTTCTACCGCTTCCTCGCCACACTCCCGAGCGACCCCGACCGCATGATGTCGGCGATCCGCAAGGAGCACGCCATCGGCGACATCAAGGGCGAGACCACGGCGGAACGCGACTGGCGGGAGATCGATGTCCTCTACCGCTCCGTCCTGATCCCGCCGAACGCGCAGGCGGGCCTGTTCCGGGCGCTCGCGAAGATCCCCGGCGCCCGGGTGGAGAAGGGCATCAAGGACCCCATCGGGCGCGCGGCCATCGGCGTGACCGTGACCTACACCAAGCCCAGCGCCTCGGGTCACCAGGGCAAGCAGGAGATCTTCTTCGACCCGAAGACGTACACCTATCTAGGAGAGATCGCGCACGCCGCGCCGGTCGAACTCCCCGAAGGCATGGGCCAGTCACCGATGCCGTCCGAGGCCCCCGACACCGCGCTCATCACCGTCCGCAACGCCTGGGGCGTCGTGAACAAGCCGGGCGCCCGCCCCTGA
- a CDS encoding RNA polymerase sigma factor, translating into MTDSLCRPSQGAGTSGADTARADAVLIAASLDDPERFAVLFDRHAPTIHQYVARRLGRDVADDVTAETFLTAFRIRARYDSGRAGVRPWLYGIAAKLISRHRREEAKALKILARTGRDPVAETWTDSADDRVTAQAASRPLAKALAKLSEGDRHALLLFAWADFTYQEIAEALDIPVGTVRSRLNRARTKLRTATGAHSPFSESSATSQPTEPHVPEGDLA; encoded by the coding sequence ATGACTGATTCGCTGTGCCGCCCCTCCCAAGGGGCCGGCACGTCCGGCGCCGACACCGCGCGGGCGGATGCCGTGCTGATCGCGGCGTCGCTCGACGACCCCGAGCGCTTCGCGGTGCTCTTCGACCGCCATGCGCCCACCATCCACCAGTACGTCGCCCGCCGCCTCGGCCGTGACGTGGCCGACGACGTCACCGCGGAGACCTTCCTGACGGCCTTCCGGATCCGGGCCCGCTACGACAGCGGACGTGCCGGTGTGCGGCCCTGGCTGTACGGCATCGCGGCCAAGCTGATCAGCCGGCACCGCCGCGAGGAGGCCAAAGCCCTGAAGATCCTCGCCCGCACCGGCCGCGACCCGGTGGCCGAGACCTGGACCGACTCCGCGGACGACCGCGTCACCGCACAAGCCGCCTCCCGGCCGCTGGCCAAGGCACTGGCCAAGCTCTCCGAGGGAGACCGGCACGCGCTCCTGCTGTTCGCCTGGGCCGACTTCACCTACCAGGAGATCGCCGAGGCCCTGGACATCCCCGTGGGCACCGTCCGGTCCCGGCTCAACCGAGCCCGCACGAAGCTGCGCACCGCGACAGGTGCGCACAGCCCCTTCAGCGAGTCCAGCGCAACCAGCCAACCGACCGAACCGCACGTACCCGAAGGTGACCTCGCATGA
- a CDS encoding MFS transporter: MTSPLTHPASQGRWTPRLWGTLLVLCAAMFLDALDVSMVGVALPSIGSELDLSTSTLQWIVSGYILGYGGLLLLGGRTADLLGRRQVFLVALGVFALASLLGGLVDSGPLLIASRFIKGLSAAFTAPAGLSIITTTFAEGPLRNRALSIYTTCAATGFSMGLVLSGLLTEASWRLTMLLPAPIAVIALLAGLRLIPRSEREKDHRGYDIPGAILGTASMLLLVFTVVQAPEAGWDSARTLLSFVAVAVLLTVFVTVERRSPSPLIRLGVLRSGSQIRAQLGAMAFFGSYVGFQFLVTLYMQSLLGWSALHTALAFLPAGALVALSSTKVGAVVDRFGTPRLIAAGFALMVVGYALFLRVDLDPVYAAVILPTMLLIGAACALVFPSLNIQATNGVDDHEQGMVSGLLNTSVQVGGAIFLAVVTAVVTANSPEGSSPQAVLDSYRPGLIVVTGIALAGLLITLPGLRTRRTQQSVVVAKSLQENQEEETAAERVTVRD, from the coding sequence ATGACCTCTCCGCTCACCCACCCCGCGTCCCAGGGACGCTGGACCCCCCGACTGTGGGGCACCCTGCTGGTGCTCTGCGCCGCGATGTTCCTGGACGCTCTGGACGTGTCGATGGTCGGCGTCGCCCTGCCGTCCATCGGCTCCGAACTCGACCTCTCCACCTCGACGCTCCAATGGATCGTCAGCGGCTACATCCTGGGATACGGCGGACTGCTCCTGCTCGGCGGACGCACCGCCGACCTGCTGGGCCGCCGCCAGGTCTTCCTGGTGGCCCTGGGGGTCTTCGCGCTCGCCTCACTGCTCGGCGGGCTCGTCGACTCGGGCCCGCTGCTGATCGCCAGCCGCTTCATCAAGGGCCTGAGCGCGGCGTTCACCGCGCCCGCGGGCCTGTCGATCATCACCACGACCTTCGCCGAAGGCCCGCTGCGCAACCGCGCACTCTCGATCTACACCACCTGCGCGGCCACCGGCTTCTCCATGGGCCTCGTCCTGTCCGGTCTGCTCACCGAGGCGAGCTGGAGGCTGACCATGCTGCTGCCCGCACCCATCGCGGTCATCGCGCTGCTGGCCGGCCTGAGGCTCATCCCGCGCAGCGAGCGCGAGAAGGACCACCGCGGTTACGACATCCCGGGCGCCATCCTCGGCACCGCCTCAATGCTGCTGCTGGTCTTCACCGTCGTACAGGCGCCCGAGGCCGGCTGGGACTCGGCCCGCACGCTGCTGTCCTTCGTCGCCGTCGCCGTACTGCTCACCGTCTTCGTGACCGTCGAGCGGCGCAGCCCGAGCCCGCTGATCCGGCTCGGCGTCCTGCGCTCCGGCAGCCAGATCCGGGCGCAGCTCGGCGCGATGGCGTTCTTCGGTTCGTACGTCGGATTCCAGTTCCTGGTGACGCTGTACATGCAGTCGCTGCTGGGCTGGTCCGCCCTGCACACCGCGCTCGCCTTCCTGCCGGCCGGCGCACTGGTGGCCCTGTCCTCCACCAAGGTGGGGGCCGTCGTCGACCGGTTCGGGACTCCGCGGCTCATCGCGGCGGGCTTCGCCCTGATGGTCGTCGGGTACGCGCTCTTCCTGCGCGTCGACCTCGACCCGGTGTACGCGGCGGTCATCCTGCCGACCATGCTGCTGATCGGCGCGGCCTGCGCGCTGGTCTTCCCCTCCCTCAACATCCAGGCCACCAACGGCGTCGACGACCACGAGCAGGGCATGGTCTCGGGTCTGCTCAACACCTCGGTCCAGGTGGGCGGCGCGATCTTCCTGGCCGTCGTGACGGCCGTGGTGACCGCGAACTCCCCCGAGGGTTCCTCGCCCCAGGCCGTCCTCGACAGCTACCGGCCCGGCCTGATCGTGGTGACCGGCATCGCACTGGCGGGTCTGCTGATCACTCTGCCGGGCCTGCGGACACGGCGGACACAGCAGTCCGTCGTCGTCGCCAAGTCCCTCCAGGAGAACCAGGAGGAGGAGACTGCGGCGGAGCGCGTGACGGTCCGCGACTAG
- a CDS encoding MarR family winged helix-turn-helix transcriptional regulator: protein MAAKKAEQGLVNQWRDILAVHARTLCELDRELHRHGLGASDFEVLDVLADGTASGGGAAFRVQEISERVHLSQSALSRLIGRLEKDGLVTRGMCEEDRRGVRVCLTPKGRELHGEVLPVQRAVLTRMLAGGPASACE from the coding sequence ATGGCGGCGAAGAAGGCCGAGCAAGGGCTCGTGAATCAGTGGCGCGACATCCTCGCGGTGCATGCGCGCACCCTCTGCGAGCTCGATCGCGAACTGCATCGACACGGCCTGGGCGCCAGCGACTTCGAGGTGCTGGACGTACTGGCCGACGGCACTGCGTCGGGCGGCGGCGCCGCCTTCCGCGTACAGGAGATCTCCGAGCGGGTCCACCTGAGCCAGAGCGCCCTGTCCCGGCTGATCGGCCGCCTGGAGAAGGACGGTCTCGTGACGCGCGGCATGTGCGAGGAGGACCGGCGGGGCGTGCGGGTGTGCCTCACGCCGAAGGGGCGCGAGCTGCACGGCGAGGTGCTGCCGGTGCAGCGCGCGGTGCTCACGCGGATGCTGGCGGGTGGCCCGGCTTCCGCCTGCGAGTGA
- a CDS encoding maleylpyruvate isomerase family mycothiol-dependent enzyme encodes MKIPEYVETLDRDGRLLAAAAGKAGVEAKVATCPGWQVRDLLRHTGMVHRWATAFVAEGHTSYHPDGGLPELDGEELLAWFREGHGRLVDTLSAAPPDVECWSFLPAPSPLAFWARRQAHETTVHRVDAESALGGEGSAVATDFAVDGIDELLLGFHGRAKSRVRTEEPRVLRVRATDSPDAVWTVRLSADSPAGARGGEGEADCELAGPAARLYLALWNRLPFPSVTGDGSLATLWREKSGVT; translated from the coding sequence ATGAAGATTCCGGAGTACGTGGAAACCCTGGACAGGGACGGCCGGTTGCTGGCAGCGGCCGCCGGGAAGGCGGGGGTCGAGGCCAAGGTCGCGACCTGCCCGGGCTGGCAGGTACGGGATCTGCTGCGGCACACGGGGATGGTGCACCGGTGGGCCACCGCGTTCGTCGCCGAGGGGCACACCTCGTACCACCCCGACGGCGGCCTGCCGGAGCTCGACGGCGAGGAGTTGCTCGCCTGGTTCCGGGAGGGCCACGGTCGGCTCGTCGACACGCTCAGCGCCGCTCCGCCCGATGTGGAGTGCTGGAGTTTCCTGCCCGCACCCTCGCCGCTCGCCTTCTGGGCCCGGCGGCAGGCGCACGAGACGACCGTGCACCGGGTCGACGCCGAGTCGGCGCTCGGCGGTGAAGGGAGCGCCGTAGCCACGGATTTCGCGGTGGACGGGATCGACGAGTTGCTGCTCGGCTTCCACGGGCGCGCGAAGAGCAGGGTGCGGACGGAGGAGCCGCGCGTCCTGCGGGTGCGGGCCACGGATTCCCCGGACGCGGTGTGGACCGTACGGCTGTCGGCGGATTCACCGGCCGGCGCGCGAGGCGGAGAAGGAGAAGCGGACTGCGAACTGGCAGGGCCCGCCGCGCGGCTCTACCTGGCGCTGTGGAACAGGCTGCCGTTCCCGAGCGTGACGGGCGACGGCTCGCTGGCCACGCTGTGGCGGGAGAAGTCCGGCGTCACCTGA
- a CDS encoding MFS transporter — translation MPDNDLTRLRTALTAFFALDGFVFAGWVVRIPAIKEQTGASAGELGLALLCVSAGAVITMTLTGRLCRRFGNHPVTVVCGILLSLSVALPPLTHSVPALGAVLLIFGAAYGGINVAFNSAAVDLVAVLRRPIMPSFHAAFSLGGMIGAGLGGLVAGSLSPARHLLGLAVIGLLVTALAGRTLLRHEPVKTPDRPHREEHTPRRLDTRTRGLVTVFGLIALCTAYGEGALADWGALHLEQDLDAHPGVAAAGYTCFALAMTIGRAGGTTLLERLGRTRTLVAGGTMATAGMLLGSLAPSLWAALLGFAVTGLGLANIFPVAVERAGTLAGPSGVAIASTLGYGGMLLGPPSIGFMAEWFSLPAALTSVAALAAVAALIGAATRRAALN, via the coding sequence GTGCCGGACAACGACCTCACCCGACTCCGCACAGCCCTCACCGCCTTCTTCGCCCTCGACGGCTTCGTCTTCGCCGGCTGGGTCGTCCGCATCCCCGCGATCAAGGAACAGACCGGCGCCTCGGCCGGAGAACTGGGGCTCGCCCTCCTCTGCGTCTCCGCCGGGGCGGTGATCACGATGACGCTCACCGGACGGCTGTGCCGCCGCTTCGGCAACCACCCGGTGACCGTCGTCTGCGGCATCCTGCTCTCACTGAGCGTGGCGCTCCCGCCGCTGACACACTCCGTACCGGCCCTGGGCGCGGTGCTGTTGATCTTTGGAGCGGCCTACGGCGGGATCAATGTGGCGTTCAACAGTGCCGCTGTCGATCTGGTGGCCGTGCTTCGGCGGCCGATCATGCCCAGCTTCCACGCCGCGTTCAGCCTGGGCGGCATGATCGGCGCGGGGCTCGGCGGACTGGTCGCTGGTTCCCTGTCGCCCGCCCGCCATCTGCTCGGCCTGGCCGTGATCGGCCTGCTGGTGACCGCGCTCGCGGGACGCACCCTGCTGCGCCACGAACCCGTGAAGACACCGGACCGTCCGCACCGCGAGGAACACACCCCGCGCCGGCTGGACACCCGCACCCGGGGACTGGTCACCGTCTTCGGCCTGATCGCCCTCTGCACGGCGTACGGCGAGGGTGCCCTGGCCGACTGGGGTGCGCTGCACCTGGAGCAGGACCTCGACGCGCACCCCGGCGTCGCGGCCGCGGGCTACACGTGCTTCGCCCTGGCCATGACGATCGGCCGGGCCGGCGGGACGACCCTGCTGGAACGGCTCGGGCGGACCCGGACACTGGTGGCGGGCGGCACCATGGCCACCGCCGGAATGCTGCTCGGCTCGCTCGCCCCCTCATTGTGGGCGGCCCTGCTGGGCTTCGCCGTCACGGGACTCGGGCTCGCCAACATCTTCCCGGTCGCCGTCGAACGCGCCGGCACCCTGGCAGGCCCCAGCGGCGTCGCGATCGCGTCCACGCTCGGTTACGGCGGCATGCTCCTCGGCCCACCCTCGATCGGGTTCATGGCGGAGTGGTTCTCCCTGCCCGCGGCCCTCACCAGCGTGGCGGCGCTCGCGGCGGTGGCCGCCCTCATCGGCGCCGCCACCCGCCGCGCGGCCCTGAACTGA
- a CDS encoding galactose-binding domain-containing protein has product MALGPTPSSAAAADWWTPTARPTPDSQINVTGEPFTGTNAEGEVRGFVDAHDHLFANEAFGGRLICGKTFSEAGIADALKDCPEHYPDGSLAVFDFITKGGDGRHDPVGWPTFKDWPAHDSLTHQQNYYAWVERAWRGGQRVLVNDLVTNGVICSVYFFKDRSCDEMTSIRLQAKLTYDLQAYVDKMYGGTGKGWFRIVTDSAQAREVIKQGKLAVILGVETSEPFGCKQVLDIAQCSKADIDAGLDELYALGVRSMFLCHKFDNALCGVRFDEGALGTAINVGQFLSTGTFWKTEKCTGPQHDNPINGASASEAEEKLPTGVEVPSYAGDAQCNTRGLTDLGEYAVRGMMKRKMMLEIDHMSVKAVGRALDIFEADSYPGVISSHSWMDLNWTERVYGLGGFVAQYMHGSEGFVAEANRTKALRDKYDVGYGYGTDMNGVGGWPAPRGADAPNKVTYPFRSVDGGSVIDRQTTGERTWDLNTDGAAHYGLVPDWIEDIRLVGGQDVVNDLFRGAESYLDTWGATEKHQAGVNLAKGAAATASSAEWNPFTSYAPSRAVDGTRDTRWASDWSDDQSLRIDLGSTNLVGRVTLDWERAYGKSYRIELSTDGANWQTAWSTTSGDGGLDTALFTGTPARYVRIHGLERGTGWGYSLYEVGVHSS; this is encoded by the coding sequence ATGGCCCTCGGCCCCACGCCGAGTTCGGCCGCCGCCGCCGACTGGTGGACTCCGACCGCACGCCCCACCCCGGACTCGCAGATCAACGTCACCGGCGAGCCGTTCACGGGCACCAACGCCGAAGGAGAGGTGCGCGGCTTCGTCGACGCCCACGACCACCTCTTCGCCAACGAGGCCTTCGGCGGGCGACTCATCTGCGGCAAGACATTCTCCGAGGCCGGGATCGCCGACGCGCTCAAGGACTGTCCCGAGCACTACCCCGACGGTTCGCTCGCGGTCTTCGACTTCATCACCAAGGGCGGTGACGGCCGGCACGACCCGGTCGGCTGGCCCACGTTCAAGGACTGGCCCGCGCACGACTCGCTGACCCACCAGCAGAACTACTACGCCTGGGTGGAACGGGCCTGGCGCGGCGGCCAGCGGGTGCTCGTCAACGACCTCGTCACCAACGGTGTGATCTGCTCGGTGTACTTCTTCAAGGACCGCAGCTGCGACGAGATGACGTCGATCCGGCTGCAGGCGAAGCTGACGTACGACCTGCAGGCGTACGTCGACAAGATGTACGGCGGTACGGGCAAGGGCTGGTTCCGGATCGTCACTGACAGCGCGCAGGCCCGCGAGGTCATCAAGCAGGGCAAACTGGCGGTCATCCTGGGCGTCGAGACCTCTGAGCCGTTCGGCTGCAAGCAGGTCCTGGACATCGCCCAGTGCAGCAAGGCCGACATCGACGCGGGGCTGGACGAGCTGTACGCGCTGGGCGTGCGCAGCATGTTCCTGTGCCACAAGTTCGACAACGCCCTGTGCGGGGTCCGCTTCGACGAGGGTGCGCTCGGAACGGCCATCAACGTCGGGCAGTTCCTGTCGACCGGCACCTTCTGGAAGACGGAGAAGTGCACGGGCCCGCAGCACGACAACCCCATCAACGGAGCCTCCGCGTCCGAGGCCGAGGAGAAACTCCCGACGGGCGTGGAGGTCCCCTCGTACGCCGGCGACGCCCAGTGCAACACCCGCGGTCTCACCGACCTCGGTGAGTACGCCGTGCGCGGCATGATGAAACGCAAGATGATGCTGGAGATCGACCACATGAGCGTCAAGGCCGTCGGCCGCGCGCTCGACATCTTCGAGGCCGATTCGTATCCCGGCGTGATTTCCTCGCACAGCTGGATGGATCTGAACTGGACCGAGCGGGTCTACGGTCTCGGCGGCTTCGTCGCCCAGTACATGCACGGCTCGGAGGGATTCGTCGCCGAGGCCAACCGCACGAAGGCGCTGCGGGACAAGTACGACGTCGGCTACGGCTACGGCACGGACATGAACGGCGTCGGCGGCTGGCCGGCACCGCGCGGAGCGGATGCCCCCAACAAGGTCACGTACCCCTTCCGCAGCGTCGACGGCGGCTCCGTCATCGACAGGCAGACCACCGGCGAGCGCACCTGGGACCTGAACACCGACGGAGCCGCGCACTACGGCCTCGTGCCGGACTGGATCGAGGACATCCGGCTCGTCGGCGGACAGGACGTGGTGAACGACCTCTTCCGGGGCGCCGAGTCCTACCTCGACACGTGGGGCGCGACCGAGAAGCACCAGGCCGGAGTCAACCTCGCCAAGGGCGCGGCGGCCACGGCCAGTTCGGCCGAGTGGAACCCGTTCACGAGCTACGCACCCAGCCGGGCCGTGGACGGCACACGGGACACCCGCTGGGCCAGCGACTGGAGCGACGACCAGTCGCTGCGCATCGACCTTGGCTCCACGAACCTGGTCGGGCGCGTCACGCTCGACTGGGAGCGGGCGTACGGGAAGTCGTACCGCATCGAACTCTCCACCGACGGAGCGAACTGGCAGACCGCCTGGTCCACGACGTCCGGCGACGGCGGCCTGGACACGGCCCTGTTCACCGGCACACCGGCCCGCTACGTCCGCATCCACGGCCTGGAACGCGGCACAGGCTGGGGATACTCGCTCTACGAAGTAGGCGTTCACAGCAGCTGA
- a CDS encoding TetR/AcrR family transcriptional regulator gives MARMPLAERRRQLTEAAIRAMARDGVAKTTTRSIAAEASVSLSVFHYCFDSKQALVESVITTLTDHSVTVVKDALRPRATLEETVRAGFQAYWDHVRAHPDEHMLTYELTQYALRQPGFEHLARRQYELYSDAYAALIDQLTRSMNLRLHVPVSVLARYLAAMTDGLTLNYLVLGDESAWTEILDTLIAHIAGLVHDEAHQA, from the coding sequence ATGGCACGGATGCCGTTGGCCGAACGGCGCCGGCAGCTGACGGAAGCAGCGATCAGGGCGATGGCCCGGGACGGCGTCGCCAAGACGACGACCCGGTCCATCGCCGCCGAGGCGAGCGTGTCCCTGAGCGTCTTCCACTACTGCTTCGATTCCAAGCAGGCCCTGGTCGAGTCCGTCATCACGACCCTCACCGACCACTCCGTGACAGTGGTGAAGGACGCGCTACGACCCAGGGCCACGCTCGAGGAGACGGTCCGGGCCGGCTTCCAGGCCTACTGGGACCACGTCCGCGCCCACCCCGACGAGCACATGCTCACCTACGAACTGACGCAATACGCCCTGCGCCAGCCGGGGTTCGAGCATCTGGCCCGACGGCAGTACGAGCTGTACAGCGACGCGTACGCCGCTCTGATCGACCAGTTGACCCGGAGCATGAACCTCCGACTCCACGTGCCCGTCTCGGTACTGGCCCGCTATCTGGCTGCCATGACCGACGGCCTGACCCTCAACTACCTCGTGCTCGGTGACGAGTCCGCCTGGACCGAAATCCTCGACACGCTCATCGCCCACATAGCCGGTCTGGTGCACGACGAAGCGCACCAGGCTTAG
- a CDS encoding DUF6230 family protein — protein sequence MTGGNGMLHRAGRTSWKRFAAVLVPSVMAVAALGIGMAQGALAASFLISGQKFQVALDTLDVRGLSIYGMVDVTRKGAPVPVVVTGARRAEISGLCQSVVVPIPVLGPYTLKITGGERRPVEAKNLFLDATSLSSGQANFDDLDIGVAAGAVSKGPISREDRNSRFFDPNGFAQQADSAFLSDVRFTTVAVSAATFNVPGLDVRLKQGSHECF from the coding sequence ATGACCGGAGGAAACGGGATGCTGCACCGCGCCGGCAGGACCTCCTGGAAGCGTTTTGCCGCCGTTCTCGTCCCGAGTGTCATGGCCGTCGCGGCTCTCGGTATCGGCATGGCGCAAGGAGCACTGGCCGCGTCGTTCCTCATCTCCGGCCAGAAGTTCCAGGTGGCCCTGGACACTCTGGACGTCCGTGGTCTGAGCATCTACGGCATGGTGGACGTGACCAGGAAGGGTGCCCCCGTGCCGGTAGTGGTCACCGGGGCCAGACGTGCGGAGATCAGCGGGCTGTGCCAGTCCGTGGTGGTCCCGATCCCGGTCCTGGGCCCGTACACGCTGAAGATCACCGGCGGCGAACGGAGGCCGGTCGAGGCGAAGAACTTGTTCCTCGACGCGACATCCCTGTCGAGCGGACAGGCGAATTTCGACGACCTCGACATCGGTGTGGCGGCGGGAGCGGTCAGCAAGGGCCCGATCAGTCGGGAGGACAGGAACTCCCGGTTCTTCGATCCCAACGGCTTCGCTCAGCAGGCGGATTCGGCCTTCCTGAGCGACGTGCGCTTCACTACGGTCGCAGTCTCGGCCGCCACGTTCAACGTTCCGGGCCTCGATGTGAGGCTCAAGCAAGGCAGCCACGAGTGCTTCTGA
- a CDS encoding DUF6114 domain-containing protein → MRVAAADARRGFRTWRGERPFWAGLFTFAAGLPILYFPYAHLNFGAIPLALSTSAGAGSLIIGVLLVALAISLWFHQQARVFAGITVILLALISFPVANFGGLLIGLISGLIGGSLACAWIPPTGGAESQPAANRASTTVPAGEDHGGE, encoded by the coding sequence TTGCGTGTCGCTGCCGCCGACGCCAGACGGGGATTCAGGACGTGGCGGGGCGAACGTCCCTTCTGGGCAGGACTGTTCACCTTCGCGGCGGGCCTGCCCATCCTCTACTTTCCGTACGCGCACTTGAACTTCGGCGCCATCCCACTGGCACTGTCGACCTCGGCCGGCGCGGGGTCGCTGATCATCGGGGTTCTCCTCGTGGCCCTGGCCATCTCCCTCTGGTTCCACCAGCAGGCGCGCGTGTTCGCGGGGATCACAGTCATTCTGCTTGCCCTCATCTCGTTTCCCGTCGCCAATTTCGGGGGCCTCCTCATCGGGTTGATTTCCGGCCTGATCGGCGGATCCCTGGCGTGTGCCTGGATTCCTCCGACGGGCGGCGCCGAGTCGCAGCCCGCAGCGAACCGTGCATCAACGACCGTCCCCGCGGGTGAGGACCACGGTGGCGAGTGA
- a CDS encoding expansin EXLX1 family cellulose-binding protein, whose product MHRRWLFISAAAALVVVSLVLVLLPDHEADARHAAATPVVGTPANVPPTTGSPTPSGGATTASAKPSAKSTPRTPSTASAKPSATDAPQAPSAGAPLAGRIRPALTYEGVATFYDSDGGGACLYDPSGDVMTGAMNSTDYESAKACGAYVSVRAANGASITVRITNECPGECAPGQIDLSAEAFAKLAAPSRGRIAITWKLVSPSTPGTMSIRYKTGSSRYWCGIQVIGHRNPVGRLEVRAGSGWRQLSRADYNYFISGDGTGCGGAIRITDIFGERLTVDGIAIRPNVMQPTRVQFAKH is encoded by the coding sequence ATGCACAGGCGGTGGCTGTTCATATCGGCGGCCGCGGCGCTCGTAGTCGTCTCCTTGGTCCTGGTGCTCCTCCCCGACCATGAGGCCGACGCCAGGCACGCCGCGGCCACCCCTGTCGTCGGTACGCCGGCGAACGTCCCGCCCACGACGGGGTCCCCGACCCCCTCCGGTGGTGCGACCACCGCGTCGGCGAAGCCTTCGGCCAAGAGCACCCCGCGGACGCCGTCCACCGCGTCGGCGAAGCCGTCAGCGACGGACGCCCCGCAAGCACCGTCCGCCGGCGCACCGTTGGCGGGACGCATACGGCCCGCCCTCACCTACGAAGGAGTTGCCACCTTCTACGACTCGGACGGCGGAGGCGCATGCCTGTACGACCCGAGTGGTGATGTCATGACCGGGGCGATGAACTCCACCGACTACGAGTCGGCCAAGGCCTGCGGCGCGTATGTGTCCGTCCGCGCGGCCAACGGGGCCTCCATCACGGTCCGCATCACCAACGAATGCCCAGGGGAGTGCGCACCCGGGCAGATCGACCTCAGCGCAGAGGCGTTCGCCAAGCTCGCGGCCCCCTCGCGCGGCCGGATCGCGATCACGTGGAAGCTGGTGAGCCCCAGCACTCCCGGCACGATGTCGATCCGGTACAAGACCGGGTCCAGCCGCTACTGGTGCGGCATCCAGGTCATAGGTCACCGGAATCCGGTGGGCCGCTTGGAGGTCCGTGCCGGCAGCGGCTGGCGTCAGCTGTCGCGCGCCGACTACAACTACTTCATTTCCGGCGACGGTACCGGGTGCGGCGGCGCGATCAGGATCACCGACATCTTCGGAGAACGGCTCACCGTCGACGGGATCGCGATCCGGCCGAACGTCATGCAGCCGACCCGGGTCCAGTTCGCCAAGCACTGA